One window of Pieris napi chromosome 14, ilPieNapi1.2, whole genome shotgun sequence genomic DNA carries:
- the LOC125056272 gene encoding procathepsin L-like, with product MSSYKRKKARKRFLLLIMFFICLLFVNFLLVESNYYDLAEAESYFNEFIITHNKQYVNEREKFTRFLIFSENLKEINRKNAESTHAVYGITQFSDLTNEEFLKYATGLNGVGVPKCSASISEVNSSIIAPDSFDWRSENVVSPVKDQKTCGSCWAFAATGAVESQYAIKHKTIQEVSEQQLVDCDQRSSGCDGTSSLENPLLYLMENGAMAEEDYPYESTDNKCRFEKEKVKVTVKGCTNLNVGKDEEKLKNLLHQNGPTMIAVDAIPLKQHTGGILKECESNTVNHAVLLVGYGSENGIPYWIVKNSWGRYWGEDGFIRIQRGNNCLNSMLVAPVLPIVD from the exons CAAGGAAACGATTTCTGTTGCTAATAatgttctttatttgtttactgtTTGTTAATTTCTTACTCGTTGAGAGTAACTATTATGACCTCGCAGAGGCCGAGAGTTATTTTAACGAGTTTATTATCACTCATAATAAGCAGTACGTAAATGAAAGGGAAAAATTTACACGATTCCTGATTTTCTCTGAAAACCTTAAGGAAATTAATCGGAAGAATGCAGAGAGTACACACGCTGTTTATG GTATAACACAGTTTTCTGATTTGACCAATGAAGAGTTCCTCAAGTATGCTACGGGGCTGAATGGTGTGGGTGTACCAAAATGCTCTGCTTCAATTAGCGAAGTCAACTCTTCAATAATAGCACCTGATTCGTTTGACTGGAGGTCGGAGAACGTTGTCAGCCCAGTCAAGGATCAGAAAACATGTGGTTCCTGTTGGGCTTTTGCAGCTACAG gtGCTGTCGAGAGTCAATACGCAATAAAACACAAGACAATCCAAGAGGTGTCCGAACAGCAGCTGGTCGATTGTGACCAGAGATCCTCGGGATGTGATGGAACAAGTTCTTTAGAAAATCCATTATT atatttaatggAAAATGGAGCAATGGCAGAAGAAGACTACCCATATGAATCGACAGACAATAAATGTCGATTTGAGAAGGAGAAAGTGAAAGTTACAGTAAAGGGATGCACAAATTTGAACGTTGGTAAAGATGAGGAAAAGTTAAAGAATTTATTACACCAAAACGGCCCTACAATGATTg CAGTCGATGCTATTCCACTCAAGCAGCATACAGGCGGAATCCTCAAAGAATGTGAGAGTAATACTGTTAACCACGCTGTTCTTCTTGTTGGATATGGATCAG AAAATGGTATTCCGTACTGGATCGTGAAAAATTCTTGGGGTCGTTATTGGGGTGAAGACGGCTTTATCCGAATCCAGAGAGGCAACAACTGCCTCAATTCGATGTTAGTAGCTCCAGTACTGCCTATTGTGGATtga